The following nucleotide sequence is from Meleagris gallopavo isolate NT-WF06-2002-E0010 breed Aviagen turkey brand Nicholas breeding stock chromosome 27 unlocalized genomic scaffold, Turkey_5.1 Chr27_random_7180001957055, whole genome shotgun sequence.
AAGGGTTGGAGCTGCCCGGACCCCCGTGGATGGCAGCACCGGGGCGATTTGGTGCCGTTCCTTCATCCTGTTCCTatcttggctgctgctggagtTGGATCAAAGGAGTTTCGTGGCTGGGAACCCCCCAGAACCTGTCCCGATGTCTTTCCGAGTGCAGAGCTGCGCCCTCGGGTTGCATCAAATGCTTTTATTCCCATGGATGCTCGGGGGTCCAGGCTCTGAAGAGGGGCACcggagggggggagggggggggcgTCAGCTCCTTCCAGCTGCTCCCTCTCCTTGCAGAACGACTCCTGGGGGAAGCAGTACTCACATGCTCTGTTCAAGGCCATGAGCCACATGCTGTGCATCGGCTACGGCCAGCAGGCACCCGAGGGGATGACCGACGTCTGGCTGACGATGCTGAGCATGATTGTGGGTGCCACCTGCTACGCCATGTTCATCGGCCACGCCACAGCCCTCATCCAGTCACTGGATTCGTCCCGCCGTCAATACCAGGAGAAGGTCAGCGGGGGGGTCTGGGCTGTGCCCCCGTCACTGGGGGGTTCGTTTTGTCACGACGGGGTCGAGAACCCAAAATGCAGGATGCCCGTCCTTGGTGCGCGCT
It contains:
- the LOC109364230 gene encoding potassium/sodium hyperpolarization-activated cyclic nucleotide-gated channel 3-like; translated protein: IFHMTYDLASAVVRIFNLIGMMLLLCHWDGCLQFLVPMLQDFPEDCWVSINRMVNDSWGKQYSHALFKAMSHMLCIGYGQQAPEGMTDVWLTMLSMIVGATCYAMFIGHATALIQSLDSSRRQYQEKVSGGVWAVPPSLGGSFCHDGVENPKCRMPVLGARSGIGESGRMDDIKLGGMLICLRAERHHGGIWAMGQG